The Juglans regia cultivar Chandler chromosome 2, Walnut 2.0, whole genome shotgun sequence genome includes a window with the following:
- the LOC108984623 gene encoding putative glucan endo-1,3-beta-glucosidase GVI isoform X1 produces MARLFCCITVLHLLLLFKLNISAEAGVVGVNYGMLGNNLPPPNRVIALLKSRNVTSLRLFEPNHDALQALQNSGIKVILGTLNQDLQMLGAPDPSFARSWVSTNVIPYSKTVHFRCISAGNEVIPSDLAAYVFPAMKNLKAALNAAELAYIPVTTCVSTAILGASYPPSRGEFSKDSSLVMRSVAAFLAANGSPLLVNVYPYFPYVDNQEEIPLSYALFNSTNVVVKDGQLEYRNLFDAITDAVYSALEKVGGASIQIVVSESGWPSKENGDIATVANAQMYVNNLIAHVSGETGTPKRPGKSIESYIFALFNENLKPPGTEQNFGLYNSDMTEVYPVDFTH; encoded by the exons ATGGCTCGTCTTTTTTGCTGCATAACTGTCTTGCACCTACTTCTACTGTTCAAGCTTAATATATCAGCTG AAGCTGGAGTTGTTGGTGTAAATTATGGGATGCTGGGGAACAACCTCCCACCTCCAAACCGGGTTATTGCACTCTTGAAATCCAGAAACGTTACAAGCCTTCGTCTTTTTGAGCCCAATCATGATGCCCTTCAAGCTTTACAAAACTCAGGAATTAAAGTCATTCTTGGAACCCTAAACCAGGATCTCCAAATGCTTGGGGCGCCTGACCCATCATTTGCCAGAAGCTGGGTGAGTACCAATGTAATTCCGTATTCCAAAACTGTTCATTTTCGTTGCATTTCAGCTGGCAACGAAGTCATCCCCAGCGACCTTGCAGCCTATGTTTTTCCAGCCATGAAGAATCTAAAAGCAGCACTAAATGCTGCTGAACTTGCCTATATCCCAGTTACTACTTGCGTTTCAACAGCCATTCTTGGAGCTTCATACCCGCCTTCTCGAGGGGAGTTTTCCAAAGATTCAAGTCTTGTGATGAGATCAGTAGCAGCATTCTTAGCAGCAAATGGAAGCCCTCTCCTCGTGAATGTGTATCCTTACTTCCCATACGTAGATAATCAAGAAGAAATTCCCTTATCTTATGCGCTTTTTAACAGCACAAATGTGGTGGTGAAAGATGGACAGCTTGAGTATAGGAATCTCTTCGATGCTATAACAGATGCAGTTTACTCGGCGCTGGAGAAGGTAGGCGGTGCCTCAATTCAGATTGTTGTGTCTGAGAGTGGATGGCCATCCAAAGAAAATGGTGACATTGCAACCGTGGCGAATGCTCAAATGTATGTTAACAACCTGATTGCGCATGTATCAGGGGAAACTGGTACACCAAAGAGGCCAGGGAAGAGTATCGAGTCTTATATTTTTGCCCTTTTTAATGAGAACCTCAAACCTCCAGGGACTGAGCAGAATTTTGGCTTGTACAATTCTGACATGACAGAGGTTTACCCTGTTGATTTTACTCattaa
- the LOC108984623 gene encoding putative glucan endo-1,3-beta-glucosidase GVI isoform X2: MARLFCCITVLHLLLLFKLNISAAGVVGVNYGMLGNNLPPPNRVIALLKSRNVTSLRLFEPNHDALQALQNSGIKVILGTLNQDLQMLGAPDPSFARSWVSTNVIPYSKTVHFRCISAGNEVIPSDLAAYVFPAMKNLKAALNAAELAYIPVTTCVSTAILGASYPPSRGEFSKDSSLVMRSVAAFLAANGSPLLVNVYPYFPYVDNQEEIPLSYALFNSTNVVVKDGQLEYRNLFDAITDAVYSALEKVGGASIQIVVSESGWPSKENGDIATVANAQMYVNNLIAHVSGETGTPKRPGKSIESYIFALFNENLKPPGTEQNFGLYNSDMTEVYPVDFTH; encoded by the exons ATGGCTCGTCTTTTTTGCTGCATAACTGTCTTGCACCTACTTCTACTGTTCAAGCTTAATATATCAGCTG CTGGAGTTGTTGGTGTAAATTATGGGATGCTGGGGAACAACCTCCCACCTCCAAACCGGGTTATTGCACTCTTGAAATCCAGAAACGTTACAAGCCTTCGTCTTTTTGAGCCCAATCATGATGCCCTTCAAGCTTTACAAAACTCAGGAATTAAAGTCATTCTTGGAACCCTAAACCAGGATCTCCAAATGCTTGGGGCGCCTGACCCATCATTTGCCAGAAGCTGGGTGAGTACCAATGTAATTCCGTATTCCAAAACTGTTCATTTTCGTTGCATTTCAGCTGGCAACGAAGTCATCCCCAGCGACCTTGCAGCCTATGTTTTTCCAGCCATGAAGAATCTAAAAGCAGCACTAAATGCTGCTGAACTTGCCTATATCCCAGTTACTACTTGCGTTTCAACAGCCATTCTTGGAGCTTCATACCCGCCTTCTCGAGGGGAGTTTTCCAAAGATTCAAGTCTTGTGATGAGATCAGTAGCAGCATTCTTAGCAGCAAATGGAAGCCCTCTCCTCGTGAATGTGTATCCTTACTTCCCATACGTAGATAATCAAGAAGAAATTCCCTTATCTTATGCGCTTTTTAACAGCACAAATGTGGTGGTGAAAGATGGACAGCTTGAGTATAGGAATCTCTTCGATGCTATAACAGATGCAGTTTACTCGGCGCTGGAGAAGGTAGGCGGTGCCTCAATTCAGATTGTTGTGTCTGAGAGTGGATGGCCATCCAAAGAAAATGGTGACATTGCAACCGTGGCGAATGCTCAAATGTATGTTAACAACCTGATTGCGCATGTATCAGGGGAAACTGGTACACCAAAGAGGCCAGGGAAGAGTATCGAGTCTTATATTTTTGCCCTTTTTAATGAGAACCTCAAACCTCCAGGGACTGAGCAGAATTTTGGCTTGTACAATTCTGACATGACAGAGGTTTACCCTGTTGATTTTACTCattaa